The DNA sequence GACTGAAGACAAATTCATCAATTTgtgcttttgatttttttcattttcattttcaacaggcataatatttttttttaaaaaaacaacggCCCAATATgcaaaatacttaaaaatagcaaaatatatCAATGTTcagatgctgcagatatttttgAACCATATTCTTAAACCTCAAACAATCTGATCAGAGCTGCTTAGCCCCATttggtttatatatatatatgtatatatatatatatatagagagagagagagagagtcttgtaacatatttttgtaatttatgatTAGTATAGCCTTGCCTTTACCTTGCATCAACTGCAATACGTATTATCCTGTCTTTAAAAAACACCATCTCTTACCCATCATGtgctttattatttaaaaaaagaactaaattaAAGCTTAATTATTTTGCTTATATGAGCTTGTTTTGCTTGTGCTTCCTGAAGTGTATTATTTCACAATACATATTATGACAGGATGCACACTGTAAAGACACCTGTAGCTTCTCAGGTAGGAAAAAAGTCTGTATTTAAGCGCTTCGTAGCAAAAGCTGATCACTGTTTCTTTTAATGTTCTTGCTGGAGGAGAAGTGCAGTACGTCATAGATCTTCTGTAGGTGGATTAGAGCAGGGGCCAGTGAAAGAGGTGGATTCTGGGTGGTGGAACAGGTGTGGAGGGAGATGCACCTGAAGGCAAACAGCAGCCAATgaccttttttctcttcttttcaaAGCAAGATGTTGCTTTGTTACTGTACTATTTTTGCCTAAATGCTTTGATAAAGTTATCGAAAAAAGTGATAGGATATTATAATGTGAATATAGACAAACCACAGTCTGTATGACTGACTGAaaattcagctttaaaaaaagaatgtaGGCACACGGGACAATGAAAGTAAAGGGAGAATATGGATAAATATAAGCTCAACAGATGACTGTTCACTGCTGTTTGCTCTTTAGGAAAATAGATGGCAGTAACGTGGAGGAAGAAGACACCATTGAGCTGACGGAAGATGGTCGTCCGGTGGCATCGACGCAGCGCTCTCCCCCGCTGCTGGACTGCAGCTGTGGCGGCCTGCCCAAGCGGTACATCATCGCCATCCTCAGCGGTCTGGGCTTCTGCATCTCCTTCGGCATTCGATGTAATCTTGGTGTGGCCATTGTGGAGATGGTGAACAACAACACCGTCTATATTAATGGGACTCCGGTGCTTCAGGTAGATGGAGTTATCAGATAAGACTCCTGCATTGCTGACCTTCTAGGATTTTGTATAACTGTGTTTCTTTCAAACAGAAGAAAATTAGGCTTTACATGCAGGCTAGATTGACCTATTTTCGCGTCCGATCTTTTCCCCTTTTTCCAGAAAGCTCAGTTTAATTGGGACCCAGAGACAGTGGGGCTGATCCACGGCTCCTTCTTCTGGGGCTACATCGTCACTCAGATCCCTGGTGGTTTCATCTCCAATAAGCTGTTTGCCAACAGGTGAAATGCACTGAATGACTTTATGAGTGTACTTTCATGTTAACACTCTAATCTCTGTTTTGCATCGTCACCAGCTGTATTTTTTTGGGTCTTTGGACTGctgtttgggggaaaaaaaatgttacgaCGTTGCAGCATTTTCCACCttgtctgacattttataggcaGAATTAATAACAAGTATTGGAAATAATTGTTGGTTGCAGCCCTGAACACACTGTGGAGACAAACTGATGCTATTAATAGAAACAGTTTCAGGTTACATGTGAGGTGAGATGTGGTGACACACAACTTGGTTTTTGAGGGTTTTGTGTCCTGATTATGTGAAAGGTTCATAAGAGAGAagaaagttaataaataaataaaggttttgGGGGTAGCGCCTCCTTAGCCCGTGTGGTTCTAAAGGGTTAAAGCTGTACGGCGTGGTGAGCGGTGCTGATGGAGCAGATAGCGGTCCTGTAATAAAAGCTTCACAGGAAAAGAGGACACGCCACTGACAGAGTTAATAATGAAAGATCCTGCCTCTGATTTCTTTCTGAAACACCAGCCGCTGGAATATTACAAGTGTCACTTACACACTGTTttagaagaagaggaggaaggggggaTGAGGtgaaggagaaaggagaaggGGGGCTAAGCGGCACCGTGGTGATGAAGCAGAAACTTGGGGATTGAATGGGATGTCTTTATCTCAGCTGGTGAAAGGCAGAGGCGTGAGATGTGTCTCATTATAAGGCTGACTGTTGGCTTTGGCCAGCAGATATTTGGAGATATAACACCAGACAATATTAGACACCTGCAGTAGCTTTCAGAGTCTGGGTAGCATAtgtttgttgtggttttacCTGTCATGGACAGATTGGGACAATATGTAACAGTCAATGTCCTGAATTGTTAAATCAGGAGTCCataattttcaaatattttatcatttaagtTTCCTAAAATTGAATGTGGGGCAGAcgcagaagaaaaaataaaatttaattgaaacaaGTTCATTCTTCGTGTTGAACTCTACGTTCAGCTAACCTGCTAATAGTGTCTGATTGATTATTTCacattaattcacattttttgaacattctATCTATTTCTCCTAATTAGTATTTACCTTATAGGAACAGTTTGATgttttagaaacaaaaatggacatgtatttgctttcttgtatctattttttaattatgtaGCTGGAAAAAACATGTTAGCGTAACTTAGCGTACAGAATAGAAATGgagggaaacagctagccttgCTATGTGTGAAGATGGCACAATCCACCTGCCGCCACATATAGTTAGCAAGAAAGTTCACTATTTAcctaattaattttaaaaaataatcaaaaaagataattttctgttttgcaggaggttatgtgtgtgtgttttttacactgcagttttagTGGACATTAAACAAACATGATAATAAGTGACACACAGAGCTGTGGATTTTGTCACCatttaacaagacaaaattgcagtttttccccgtgttttctgttttcttactAAGGTAAGCCAAAGGCCTTGTAGCATAAATAATAGATGCTTGTATGCTTTACTGTCAGGTTAGGTGAGACCATTTGCTGTGTCATATCTGTATGGTAATCATGTAGCTGAAAGAAAGTCAGTAGGGGCAAACAGCTAGCCCACCTTTGCACAAAGAAAGTTGGAATGTTCAgtaattaactaattaatgtttttttttttttaaagctgtacTTAGAAAAAAGTCCCCTGTTTGCTGTCTTTATGCTAGGCTAAAGGCCTGGTGCTTGTGGTTAAGAAGTACTGGTATATTTCTCAAATGTTTCATCATATTAGTGATTCAGATGGACTCCTCTTGGATTTTTGCAGGGTGTTTGGTGCTGCCATCTTCCTGACATCAGTGCTGAATATGTTCATCCCATCAGCGGCGAGGGTCCACTACGGCTGTGTCATGTTTGTTCGCATCCTGCAGGGCTTAgtggaggtaaaaaaaaattaaaaattaaaaactgtggAGAAAACAAAGACTATAATCTGCTGacaggaatagtttgacatttgtgaaaatatgcatatttgtttttgttctgagaGGAACTGCAGGGGAGAAGATTTATGCTGGGGGGAAACAGCTAACTTGACTCTGAAGGAGACAAAATGCACCTGCCAGAATCTAGAAAAATCAGTATTAGTTTAATTTGTAGTGTAAAAAACACAggttgtggatttttttttagagaacaATGATGGACTGATATTTTATGCTTCAGTTTGTATGCAGATTAATCTCAtagcaaaaatgaaacaaagtcttcataattacattttcatttgtgtaaaATCACCTGTAACTAAAAgtcattgtgtttctgttaGCTTAGAAGCTTTTCATGTCTAATGTAGTGGTGGTACTCCACAGCTTTCATGGTGCCGCCTCCATGCTTCTACAGTAGCCCGGGATGGACAAATCAAGCACTTGCTCTAGATTGGtccttttatgtttttaagCTGAAGTGGCAGACATCATAACTTGTCCTACAAacttggaaaaagaaaaaaaggagttGGGGACCTGCAGCTTCACCAGTATATGCCACTCAATCCTACACACTGGACCTTTAAACAACCAAATAATAATGTGTTCATTATTGATCTTTAGAGGAGCCAGACTCGCAGTTTTTGGTTGTTGGAATGTATCAGTGTAATCATTcaacatatttcccaaaatgtcaaactttacCTTTTAAGCATTTCTATTCTGTCAGATTAATCCCCTTAAATCATTTTTTGACCTTGTACATCTTCTTCCTGCCAGGGTGTCACCTACCCAGCGTGTCATGGGATGTGGTCCAAATGGGCGCCACCTCTTGAACGGAGTCGACTGGCCACCACATCCTTCTGTGGTCAGTGGCGCCTCAGTTTTCCTTTTATCAGAATAATCTGCTAACTTTCCCATGTGATGACAACACAGAGTTTTTCACTGATGCAAACCTGTTTATTCACACCACCTTACAAGCCAAAGTGTGGCTGGTCGGCAAATGGACATGAGAGAGCGTATTTTGCTTTGCAGATCCAGTCCCCCGCTTGTCTCTGCAGAAATGAGAATATCCACGTTGCACTTTAAATTGGTACCATGACAACCCATGAATGAAAACCCTCTTGACATTGTCTGTAGATGAACAGAGCTCACCTGCACACATTGAAGGAGCTTCTCCTTCTATTTACCTAAATGAAGTGTCACGTTGTTCACTGTCCAAATGCACTCTCACACTCAGCTCTATTCAGTGCAACAAATCTGACAGATGCTAGTCAACACTATAAAACATCCTTCCTCTAATGGCAGTGCTAATGACTCATTTTGACAGcatttattcaataaaactaaTGTGCTTCTTTGATGTGTTTAGTTCTGTTGCATTAAATGAAGTTGCACTGTAACCAAATAAAGATTTCAGTGgtaaaaaatactcaaacttgtaaagaaaaaataaacaagaggcAGCATATTTTGTGATAGTTAAATGTCACTGTAATCCAGTCTTACTGCTGGAAAAATAACGCACTGACACTGATGTCTGACTCCCATTTTTCCCAGGATCCTACGCAGGAGCAGTGATCGCCATGCCTTTAGCTGGAATCCTCGTACAGTACGTCGGCTGGTCTTCGGTCTTCTATATTTATGGTGAgactgatttttgaaagaacatccaagacataaaatcacacacagaAAATTACCAATAGTTTTCAGTTCTATGAGGACACATTATACCAGCAAGTTCATTTTACGTCAGTTTTGTTGTGgcctctggaaaaaaaacattgcttgTATATGTTTGTCATGCAGGAAATCTAAAAGGAATTTCTGGTGACATTATCTTAAGAAAGGATTGTCTAATGAATTCATTTAGCACTGCTTCACTGTCTATACacaattatttgtttatttaaaaataatgtttcattgatagtttatttaaaagtcaaatttaaaCCATTAATAACACAGTTTGGGCCTGCTTTTGAGAAATTGCTCTGGCTGTGCTTTGTCATCTGGAAGgacacttttaaaaatcttttaaagtTTATCAGTTAATCAGGAAAACCCCCAAATGAACCACTTAACTTCTGGAGAAACCTGCAGAGAATCTGGAATGAAAATGGACTCATTAACAACTTATTAACACGTGTAACTGTTGATTATGTGTATTGACTGATTACCAACAGTATTAACTGCATTATTAGCAATGCAGAGAGTAAACAAAAAATTGGGAACCATTCATGAAGctgttttaaaataatgatgaatatATACATAAAGTGAACAGTTAGGTTCATCAAATACACAGTTTAGTGTCAGGAAAAGTGGCTTTCATCATCCGTGACAGACTTGCTGCTCTGTAGCTGTTGTACTTAGTATGCTTTAGCACAATAAGCATTATCTGAATTGCTTTGGAGtttgattaaaatgattaaCGCTCATATCACATAAAATTCATACCTTGgcaaacatgttttaataaaaACCCACTCTGGTGCTGCCACGATACAATCTCATGATTTAttgatgtaaattagcattttccTGTCTGGGCCCTGTGACTCATGctggtttcatttttaataatgaaaaattgTTGTGGTCCAGAGAAGGTTTGGGTTTCTTTTAATTAATCTGTCCTGCACTCAAGCCACTCTTTCATACTTTACGAAGCCTTCACAACAGAGATAATCATCTATGAAGGAATGCACTCAGTTTTTGTTATCATTTAATGAAAGGTGTTTTTGGGATCATATGGTATGTCCTGTGGCTCCTGCTGGCATATGGAAGTCCTGCTGAACATCCCACAATCACGGACGAGGAGAGGATGTACATCGAGTCCACCATCGGTGAAACAATCAACCAGCTAAGTGCAACTGAGGTGTGTAACAAGCTGAGTATCCCACAGAGACATAAGCATGAACACCAAGGACTAACTTCTGTCTTCCACTTGCAGAAATTTAAGACTCCATGGCGACGTTTCTTCACCTCCATGCCCGTCTATGCGATCATTGTGGCCAACTTCTGCCGCAGCTGGACCTTCTACCTTCTGCTCATCAGCCAACCGGCGTATTTTGAGGAAGTGTTTGGTTTCCCCATCAGCAAGGTTGGCCTCAAATTTTCACTACAGCTGTTGAACTGATAATGACAGATGTCCTACAAAGACAGATTCTTCACTTTGGTGTTGTACTGCTGCTTACAGGTGGGGATCCTGTCTGCTGTCCCTCACATGGTGATGACAATTGTAGTTCCTATCGGCGGACAGCTGGCCGACTTTTTACGCAGCAACAAAATCATGTCAACCACAAATGTGAGGAAACTCATGAACTGTGGAGGTACGGCTGTGGAAACACATCTTGTTCAGTCTTGATCCTGACTTGTGCTGGGAGAATGAAAATTATATATGAGCTGATACACACCAATCAGCTACCTGCCTAATTTTGAGTAGGTGCCACCTAAAGAGAGTGACTCATCAGATCATAGACGCTCTTTGGgagtcctgtggtgtctggtattgggatgttagcagcagatcctttgggtctTATGGGCTGCAGGTTGGGGCCTTAATCAGGGAGTTTCTTTTTAGACTTTGGGATCTTTGTGTGTTCCTCAAGCAGTTTTTGTAGAGTGGTAGGTTACATTGTCCTGCAAGGGGAGATGCTGTTACCACTGGCGTGTTTAATGTGGAACAATCTGTTTAGATTGCTGGTACTTGTCCAAGTGACAACACCGTGAATGCctggacccaaggtttcccagcataACATGAGATAATGAGATAGTGTAATTCTCttaacctgtcagtggttttattgttttggctGATTGATGTAAATACTGAAATCTAAAGtgtttttgtaccttttttgaTATCCGTTGACACAGGTTAATATACCTGCCTGGTACTCGACTCTTGAAGGGTCACATGCGTGCTACATTTTCCAGACTGGATGACCAAACAAATAACTTAAACTTTCCAAATAAGTGTTATATTCACCTATTGGTACGTCTCTTTCTGTATTCATGTCTGATGGGTACACATAGTCCCTGATACAGACACCGATGAATCCTTAAACAAATGCTTAAAGCAAGTACTTTCCGTCATCCACACCTTGAAAATCAATAATTAAAAGAATGGTAATCGAAGTAGTGGCTGCTGGACCTTGGAGGTGCTTTGATCTGTACAAACCCAAACACAGTGGGAAGTCCCAAAATCACCGGAAACCCTGTGCTATGCCTATCCACCGGGCTAATCTCAGGAACAATCCCACCGACGCTGTGCTAAAGCCCAATCTGTAACCTAAAAGTGCTAAGTCACAgtcagcctttcagaaacattgGTAGAAAACCTACAATATATTTGGAGCAATATGACTGTTCTGTGTAACAtatggaaagcatgaattgacAATAATCTAAGCTAAAGGTGAATTTGTACCATTAATTCAAACTGTTCAGAATGAAAAAGAACACAGACACCCCTGTTGGTACAACTAATTGTAGTGTAGTACTCTGGCACTAACATGGCGCCTGTTGAAGTAATGTCGTAGCCATGGAATCCTATAGTACTTACCAAGCTGATGTCTCAGAttttatgataataataatggtacACAACATTTTAAGTCAACTatagtgtgtgactttttttctggAATTAGAAATCAGCTCATACATGACCAGTTTTACCCCAAATCTTGTATTTCCTGTAAGATTACAGTTGCTATTTTGTTTCAGGAATCACaacatgtatttttctttcaccTTTCAGCCGCATTGTGGGAATCTTTTTCTGCTGTAATCACTTTCCTGACTTAGTTCTCTGTCTATTCATTATGAATGTTGCAAGCCTCCCAGCTAACTGATGTTCTGAAATGACATTAATACTTTATAGGTTTTGTGTATGACTCCAACCGCAACATTAAATCATAAAACATTTGGCATATTTGGCATATTGGATGCATACCTCTGTAAGCTACTGTAAATGGAAATGAATGATTTGTTTCTTAAAATCTGACTtaagaagctgttttttttctcagctaaTATGTTGATTAGACTTTCCTTTGTAAGGCATGTTTATACAATTTTTggaaatcaggctagaatggttttaaatgattcaaaacatGACTTTACAGTGTTGGGAGAACACAAACACTTCATGACTATTGCATTTTGAGTAGATAACTGTTATATACATCCTGTTTTGTCACAGGATTTGGCATGGAGGCGACTCTGCTGTTGGTTGTTGGGTTTTCTCACACTCGAGGGGTCGCCATTTCCTTCCTTGTGCTGGCTGTAGGCTTCAGCGGATTTGCCATCTCAGGTATTTTACACAGAAACCGTCAGTAGTTTGGTAGATTCAGTTCTTTAAGCTTCACTGTACACAATGTGAAGGTTTCTTCCTCGAGGTGAAAACACTCAACTGCACACgatgaagacttttttttctattgtgccttttcctctgttttcttttggacGTCTTCTAAAAAGTGAAACATCCTTCTCTTTTGGGTGTGATGCAGTATACATGTCCAAGCTTTCACAGAGGCACTTCTGCTGAATATTTTATAGACCGTTGTCAAGGCAACCAAAAACTTAGAGTGTGCATGTGGATCCgaaacaaaatatttattgtgtttttgtgttagagctgcaacaatccAATGGCCTTGTGTGCACTGTGTCGTTAGGGTTCAACGTCAATCATCTGGATATTGCTCCTCGCTATGCCAGCATCCTGATGGGGATTTCTAACGGTGTGGGAACGCTGTCTGGAATGGTGTGTCCCCTAATTGTTGGAGCTTTGACTAAACACAAGGTACAACAGGTCGTTTTACATACAGTGTGTGTCAACATATATTGATTTGCTTTAGGTATTTGGCTCTTTTCTCAGCTGTAATTGAATATTCCTCGCTTAAGTACGCTGTTCGTCTCCTATTctgaaatatatacaaaaaacatcacaggcAGACACTCCCTCTGTGAGATTGTCTTCATCGCATGTATAAATTACATCAGGCATAGTTTTACTGTGTGTCATTGACTTGCTGTATGTAATCTTGCACCCATCAGAGactattattaataatttatgGCACTCTAAAATTTATTATACACATTGAAACTGTAGTATTTCCAGTGCCATGAGTAAGGCAGTAGATTTACAGCGTTACCTCAGTGGTGCTTCACTGTAGGATCAGTAAGTCTGCTTCTGAGAGGAAATTCAGCGACTCTGTTCATCTCCCCACAGACTCGTCTGGAGTGGCAGAATGTCTTTGTTATCGCGGCCATGGTGCATTACTCAGGGGTCATCTTCTACGCTCTCTTTGCTTCGGGAGAGCAGCAGGATTGGGCCAACCCCGAAAGCACGAGCGAGGATAAATGTGGCATTATTGATGAGGACGAGCTGGCTGAGGAGTCAGAGCTCAACAGCGAGAGCATGATTGCTCCCAAGAAGAGCTACGGAACAACGGACAATTCATCCGGCCGAAACCAAGGCTGGAAACAGAAGAGAGGGGTGACCAtgcaagaggaggaggagcattACGGGAATGGGGACTACCAGGATCGGTACCAGTGAGACGCCCAGCGGGCCAAAGGACTTTCTGCCTATTCAGACATGGTCAAAGCTGAAGGTTTGAATTCACTCCTGCGGAAAGttcagaaacaaagaaatgacaggagcagcagcatcatatGTACCTCAAGATggtcctttttcatttttggtcattgcacacatttaactgtgatgtatgaaaaaaatctatgtttAGTTAAGCATAATTTTATTAGAATCccaacagagaaaaacaagaaagaatgTACCGACAACAAGTAGACGATATAATCAGAAACAAGTGTAATCTATGCTCACGTGTACTGTATGCTAGTAGTAATCCAATGGAAACCACAGAACAACATTTATGGACCAACTAGTCTTGTATCACATATCAACTTCCAAACTAGACTTGACTTTTCCTGTAGATCATCCTGTTCTGTCCATCTGTACAAGCAAACAATGACTGAACTTTTGTTAGCTTACTGTGATCCGTGTGAACACTTCATGAACGTTTTGTGTCAGCTATGCAACGTGAAAAGAGACTGGAATGTAATAATGGGTTTGACAGCAGACCACAGTGTTAATGTAATGaggtttattatgttttttttttttgcttataaGTATTTGCTGTTGCTGAATGATTGCATTCTGTCACCGCTTCACTCGCTCTCCTCGTCTGAGCAGGTCTTAGTTCACCATCTGTTTGTGCTACACCTCTTATATCAGCTTCATTATTTATAGAGCTTTGAGCTCATAATGGGACAAAATGGATAGTGAGTTCAGTTTTGGAGCATTTAGTGTAACTCTATTTATTCTCCTGGTGTTTGGCTTTATTGCAATTTCTCAGTGTTGGCTACATGGAGACCCAGTTTAATTCTTCAAATAAGGTGCAGTAAAGTTTCACTTTGATCATAAGATATCATAAGGAATCGACACTAACTGAGTATTACTGTGTAAAAAAGAGAACATCAATTTTGTACagtaaattattattgtttgaAAGAGCATTGATTTGATTTGCAAATGAACACATTAGACatgtaataaaatacatttctattCAGTATTGAGactgaaaatgcataaatgacTTCAAGGTTCTGGATTTCTGAGCAACATGCATGAATTTATTCAACCTTTTATGTGTGTATTCAAACAGATTacataaaaattcagcaaactGCAAGTTGTTCAGTTGGACTTGGTAAGTGGGAACATTTTAGCAACAATTGCTAAAATGCTAATGTTTAGCAATATTAACCATATTCACTATTCACTGTGTATTTGGATTATATTATTCATGCTTTTATACAATCAACATAGACATCTCCGTTACACGTGCTTAAAGTGTCTACAACCTGCTGTTCTTATGCAATTCCAACGAAAGTGGCAGAAGTGAAATGTTACAACTTACCccaaagacaaaagacaaatgaTTAGTTGTAAAAGTTGCagtaaaaatcagtttaaatgcaaataattccaaatatatactatatattgATGTCATTTGTGGTTCTATTTGTGATAGATCCACACATCTATCATCGAAAGATTTgatacatagatatatatatatatatgggtaATATCTAttatatagaatagaatagaatagaatagaatagaatagaatagaatagaatagaatagaatagaatagaatagaatagaatagaatagaatagaaaagaatagaatagaatatctttgatgtcatcatacatggggaCTTGATGAAAATATCCGTAGCTGCCATTGGATGGTGCATTGAAACAAgctaaattaacaacaataaataataaaatcgaATGTACATATACAACAAAACTATATTGAGAG is a window from the Amphiprion ocellaris isolate individual 3 ecotype Okinawa chromosome 3, ASM2253959v1, whole genome shotgun sequence genome containing:
- the slc17a8 gene encoding vesicular glutamate transporter 3, with protein sequence MPFGLASLKEQVFKPGKEEVKNTVGDSMGKLQRKIDGSNVEEEDTIELTEDGRPVASTQRSPPLLDCSCGGLPKRYIIAILSGLGFCISFGIRCNLGVAIVEMVNNNTVYINGTPVLQKAQFNWDPETVGLIHGSFFWGYIVTQIPGGFISNKLFANRVFGAAIFLTSVLNMFIPSAARVHYGCVMFVRILQGLVEGVTYPACHGMWSKWAPPLERSRLATTSFCGSYAGAVIAMPLAGILVQYVGWSSVFYIYGVFGIIWYVLWLLLAYGSPAEHPTITDEERMYIESTIGETINQLSATEKFKTPWRRFFTSMPVYAIIVANFCRSWTFYLLLISQPAYFEEVFGFPISKVGILSAVPHMVMTIVVPIGGQLADFLRSNKIMSTTNVRKLMNCGGFGMEATLLLVVGFSHTRGVAISFLVLAVGFSGFAISGFNVNHLDIAPRYASILMGISNGVGTLSGMVCPLIVGALTKHKTRLEWQNVFVIAAMVHYSGVIFYALFASGEQQDWANPESTSEDKCGIIDEDELAEESELNSESMIAPKKSYGTTDNSSGRNQGWKQKRGVTMQEEEEHYGNGDYQDRYQ